Genomic window (Allostreptomyces psammosilenae):
GGCGGGCGGCCATGTCCCGGCCGCGGTGCACCTGCTCGGTGACGTTGGCCAGGTGGAAGTAGGTGGAGAAGGCGCGGACCAGCTTGGCGGCGGTGGCCGGGTCGGTCTCGCCGAGGAGCCGGGCGGCGGCGTCGCCGTCGGTGCGGGTGAGGGCGCGGACCCGCTCCACCAGGTCGAGGAGGTCCTGTCCCTCCTGCCGGACCAGGGTCTGGCCGAGGAGGTCGCCGAGGCGGCGGATGTCGGCGCGGAGCGCGGCGTCGGCGCCGGTGGGCGGCTGGGCGGGCGACGTGTTGGCCGCCGTGTCGGGGGCCGTGTCGGGCGCGCCGTTGGCCGTTGCGGTCATCGCTGCTCCTTGTCCTACTTCAGGCATGTGGCTGTGCGGACCGCGCTGTCCGACGTTGCAAGGATATGGCGTACCCGCCTTCCGGAGGGTGCCTGGGTTCACATCGGCGAAACCTTCCTGGAGGGGCCGGTGGGCTGGTGGCCGGGCGGGGGTGGGGTTCACGGAGGTCCGAGAGCGGCCTGTGAGGGGCCGCGGAGGGGCCGGTGGCGGGCCCGGGTGGGGGAGTCCGTGGTCGGTGCCGCGGGGCCGTTGGCGGAGGGCCGAGCGGGGGCCGCCGGCCGGGTGTCGGGCTGCCCGTAGGCTGGGCGCATGTCGATGGGGAGTGCCCGGGTGCGGGGGGTCGGAGGCGGGCCGGGCGGGCCTGGTTCCGGGGACGCGTTGTGGTGGTGGCGGCACCGTCGCAGCGTGGCGCTGGACGTGCTGCTGGCCCTTGCGTCGGCGGCGGAGTGCGCGGGGGACGCGCTCCTGCGGTCGGGGCGGGCGGGGGCGGGGGACGACTGGGCCTGGGCCGTGCTGGCCGCCCTGGTGGGGTCGCTCCTGGTGGTCCGGCGCCGGTGGCCGGTGGCGGTGGCGCTGGTCGCCGTCGTGGTGCAGCCGGTGGAGATCGGCCTGGTGATGCTCGTGGTGGGGTTGTACTCCGTCGGGGCGTACGTGGTGGAGCGGTCCACGGTGATCGCGGTGTCGGGTCTGGCGGTGGCGGCGACCGGGGTGGTCACCACCATGTCGATCCTGTCCCAGCCGACGGATCCGGGGACGGTGCGGTTGGGGCCGGCGGTGCTGCTGTCGGTGGTGGTGCCGCTGTCGGTGGGGTCGACCGTGGCGCCGGTGCTGCTCGGGCTGTACGTGGGGGCGCGGCGCCGGCTGCTGGAGTCGCTGCGGGAGCGCGCGCACCGGCTGGAGCGGGAGCAGGCGCTGCTGGCGGAGCAGGCCCGGGAGCGGGCGCACCGGGCGCGGGTGGAGGAGCGGACCCGGATCGCGCGGGAGATGCACGACGTGGTGGCGCACCGGGTGAGCCTGATGGTGGTGCACTCGGGGGCGGTGCAGGCGGTGGCGCGGCGGGACGCGGACCGGGCGGTGGAGGGGGCGCGGCTGATCGGGGACATGGGGCGGCAGGCGCTGGACGAGCTGCGGCAGATCCTCGGCGTGCTGCGGATGGAGGAGGATCCGCCGTCGGCCGCGGGGCCCGTGGCGGGTGGTGCCGGCGGTGTTGGCGGGGCGCGTGCGGTGGGGGAGCGTGCCGCGGATGGGCGGGGCTCGGGTGGTCGCTCCTTCGGGGACGGTTCGTCCGGGGACGGTTCGGCGGGGCAGCGGCCGGAGGGGGTGCCCGCGCGGCGTGCCCGGGAGGATCTGGAGCGGCTGGTGGGGCAGTCCCGGGCGGCGGGGGTGGAGGTGTCGCTGGAGGTGTCGCTGGGGGGTGGCGTGGACGGGGAGGACGCGGAGCACACCTGCGCCTCGGCCTCCGCGACGACCGTGTTCCGCCTGGTGCAGGAGGCGTTGACCAACGTGCACAAGCACGCCGGCCAGGCCCGCACCGCGGTGCGGGTGGTGTGCGTGGCCGGGCGGTTGCGGGCGAGCGTGGTGAACGAGGAGCCGTCGCAGCCGCCGGCCCAGCGGCTGCCGAGCGGGGGCAACGGGCTGACCGGGATGCGGGAGCGCGTGGTGGAGCTGGGGGGTTCCTTCGAGGCGGGGGCGACGGCCGCCGGGGGTTTCCGGGTGGCCGCGGAGCTGCCGTGCGGGGCGGCGGGGGCCTGAGCGCCCGGCGGGGGCCGGGTGGGTCTCGCGGGCTGCGTGGGTCGTGCCTGCTGCGTGGGCCTCGTGCGCCCGGGGGCCGCTAGCCGCTGGTGGGGAGGCGGTGCGGGCGGGTGCCGCAGATGAGCGCGGCCAGCGCCTGGTGGGTGGTGTCGCCGAGGAACCAGTCCCCGGTGTGGTCCAGGGAGTGCACCGCCCCGGAGGCGTCGATGGCCAGGTGGGCGCGGACGGCGTCCGGGCCGGTGCCGGCGTCGGGGACGAGCTCGGCGCCGAGCGGGGCGAGCTGGGTGCCGAGGGCGCGGCCGAGGTCGGTGAGGGTGCGGGGCAGGTGCAGGCCGAGCAGCGGATCGATGACGAAGGGGGTGCGGGCGACCTCGATGCCGGGGCCGGTGAGGGTGACGTGGACGCCGCCGTACTCGGCCCAGGCCTCCACGGCGGCGGCGAACAGGGAGTGCCGGTAGCCGTCGGCGGAGGTGTGCGCGGCGAGGCGGTCGGCCCAGTGCTCCGCCTGGTGCATGTTGCGGCGGCCGGGCAGCCATCCGGCGTCGAGCAGGGCGGTGGCGGCCTCCTCGGGCACCGTGCCGGTGGGCGCCGTCTCCTCGCGTTGCATCGTGTCGTCGCCCACAGCTCTTCCCTTCCGTCCTTGGCCGCCTGGTGGTGAGCCGATCGCCCCCTCGCCGCTCCGGTGGCCCGGGTGGACCGCCGCGCCTATTGAACCAAGTGGCCACCCACACGGGCCCGCCCTCGGTGTGTCGTGCGAGGCCCCGACCGGGGGAGGGGACCGGCAGGCAGACGACTGGCAATCCCCAACCACCCCTGGGGGAGCCCGGGTGCACCCCGTCCGGGCGGCGGGGGCTCCGGCCGGTCCGCCGGGCGCTCGCCGGGTCATCGCGTCCCGCGGGACGCGATCACCTCCGACCAGGATCCGCTCACGCAGCCGACCCTAGGCCATGCCGGGATCGCCCCGAGGGAGGCGGGTGCGCCGCCCTCGGGGCGGGCGGGTGTCAGCGCCGTGTTTCGATCTTCAGGTCGCCGGTGGTCACGTTGCGGACGTGGTCACTGGCGAGCAGGTCGTGCGGGAAGCCGAGTTCGATCGCGCTGGCCCCGTCGAGGCGGGCGAGGTGAGCGGCGGTGAACTCGACATCCAGGGCGCCCAGGTTGTCCTCCAGCTGCGCGGCGGTGCGGGCGCCGATGACCGGTGCCGTCACGCCCGGCTTCCGCAGGGTCCAGGCCAGCCCGACCTGGGCGGGTGTGCGGCCGAGGTCCGTGGCGACCTCCTTCACGACGTCGGCGATGGCGAGGTTGCGTTCGGTGAGCGTGCCCAGGGCGAGGTTGAAGCTCCTGCGGGTGCCGTCGTCGGACGCGGCGTCCGTCGCGGTCAGGTCCTCGCGGGTGTACTTGCCGGTGAGCACCCCGCCGGCCAGGGGGGAGTACGGGATCACCCCCAGCCCCATCTCGCGTGCCATGGGGATCAGGTCGCGTTCCCCGGTGCGCTCCACCAGGTTGTACTCGATCTGCAGCGCGACCAGCGGCGACCAGCCGCGCAGGTCGGCGATCGCCTGCATGCGCGACACCTGCCAGGCCGGGGCGTTGCTGATCGCCACGTACAGGACCTTGCCCTGCCGGACCAGGTCGTCCATGCCGCGCAGGACCTCCTCGACCGGTGTCGTGGAGTCCCACACGTGCAGGTAGAGGAGGTCGATGTAGTCCGTGTCCAGCTGTCGCAGACTCGCCTCCACCGAAGCGAACAGGCTCTTGCGGTGGCTTCCCCCGGAGTTCGGGTCACCGGGTCGGCGCAGCGTCGTGTACTTCGTCGCCAGCACCAGGCTTTCGCGCCTGCCGCGGGTGAATTCGCCCAGCATGCGCTCGGAGCTGCCGTCGGTGTAGGTGTTGGCGGTGTCGACGAAGTTGCCGCCCCGCTCGACGTAGAGGTCGAACAGCCTGCGTGCCTCGTCCCGCTCGGCTCCCCAGCCCCATTCGGTGCCGAAGGTCGCCGCGCCCAGCGCCAGCGGTGAGACCCGCAGCCCGGAGCGGCCCAGCAGCCGGTAGGTGTCGAGGGTGAGCGCCATGGTGCCCTCCTGTGCTCGTGATCGGTTGCCGAGGACAAGGCTGTGGCCGCCGCGGGTCGGCGGTAAGGGAGGGCGTTTCCTGGGAAGGCCCGTCCCACCCTGGCTGTTTGGACGAGCATGACGACCCACACCGTGGATGCGACACAGGAGCTGGCCACGTTCTTACGGTCCCGGCGCGAACGGCTGGACCCGCGCGATCTCGGTCTGCCGTCGCGCCGGCAGGCCCGGCGGACCCCGGGACTGCGCCGTGAGGAGGTCGCCGAACTGGCCGGGATCAGCGTCGACTACGTCGTGCGGCTCGAACAGGGGCGCGGGCTGCGGCCCTCGGCGGACGTGGTGGAGGCACTGGCCCGGGCGCTGCGCCTGACCCCCGTCGAACGCGCCTACCTGTTCAACCTGGCCCAGCAGCGCCCCCGAAACGCCGACCAGCCCGCCACCACCGCGCCGCCGCCGCTGGCCCGGTTGGTCGCCGACCTGTCTCCGCTGCCCGCCATGCTGCTGAACCACCGCTACGACATCCTGGCCTGGAACCGCGAGATGACCAGGCTGCTGCTGGATTTCGGCACCCTGCCGCCGCCGCGCCGCAATTCGATGTGGCTGTGCCTGATGCATCCGCGGATCCGCGAGTTGTACGTCGACCGGGAACGCGTCGTGCGGGAGGGGATCGCCCACCTGCGCGCCGCGTGGGCCGCGCATCCGGAGGACCGGGTGCTGACCGACCTCATTGCCGAACTCGCCGGTCGTGACGAGCAGTTCGCGCGCCTGTGGGCGGAGCGGGACATCGAGGTCAACGGCCGCGGGCGCAAGGTGATGCGGCATCCGGACGTCGGTGTGTTCGCGGTGCACTTCGAGGTGCTCGTGCCTCTGCACGATCCGGATCAGCGGTTGGTGGTCTTCCGCGCCGCGGACGACGAGAGCCGGTCGGCACTGGACAGGTTGTGCGGGCGGTGACGGGGCACCTCCGTTCGCGCACGGATCGACGGTGGGGGGCCTCCCGGGTTCGTCGGGCCGCTAGCCGCCCCGCGCCTCGCCGTCGGTGTTCGGGGGAGGCACGACGGCCACGCCGAAGTGGTCCAGCAGGGCGGCGCAGGAGCGGCAGGGTGGCTGGAAGGTGCCGTGCTGCGGGTCGCCCTCCTCCCGGATCCTGCTGATCGTGAGCCGTGCCCCGCGCAGCGCCTTGCGTGCCTCGGACTCGCCGAAGGAGCGGCGTCCGGGGCGCCTGCGGCGTCCGCTCTCCGCGGCGCTGATGGCCTGTGACAGCAGGACGGCCTCCGGGCACTCGCCGAGGTGCCGTTCCCGCTGGTGGACCGGGAGGGCGTCGAGGAACCGCAGCACCAGCGGGTGCAGCCCGGGCGGCCCGGGGCGCTTGGTGGCGGCGCAGGTCAGGGTGGTGCCCTTGACCTGGAGCGCGGCGGCGACGGTGGGCAGGATGCTGTCCCGGGGGACGGGCCGGGTCGGGCGTGGCGTGCCCGACGGCCCCTCGACCCGGTCGCCCGCGGCGCGCGCACCCGGCAGCACGGGCCGGTCGCCCCGGCGCGTGTCCGCCGGGAGGGCCGGGCCGGCCGGGGGTGGCGGCGGGGCCGGTTCGGTGCTGGTCGTCATGCTGGGCAACAGCTTGCCAGAACGGTGCTGGAAGTCGCGCAGGTGCCGTGGGCAATAGGGTGTTCCGGGAGTTCCCGGGTTGACGTGACAGTTGACGTGACGGTTGACGTGAGATCGAGAGAGGCGGGGAACGCGGAGCCATGGCGGTGTCGCAGCAGCCGGGCCCTCCCGGCGGAGCGCCGGGAGGGTGGGGCCCTCGGGGCTCCGCGCCGAACATCGCGTACGCGGGCAACCGCGTCGCCTTTCCCGATCCGGTGCGGGCCGCCCGCTATCCGGACGGCGTGTGGGTGGACGCGGCCGGCCATCCGGTGCTGACGCCGTACGCCCGCGCCGCCGCCGAGGTCGACGCCCCGCCGCCCGGGTTCGGCGTGGACGAGCTGCGGGTCACCGACGTGGTCGCGGCCAACGTGGCGCTGGCCCGGACCGGCCACGAGCTGTGGCGGGACCTGCCGCTGGGCGCCACCCCGCACGGCTGGACCTGGCACCACGTGGCGGGCAGCCGGCGGCTGGAGCTCGTGCCGGTCGACGTGAAGGTGCTGCTGCGGCACCACGCCGGTCTGGCCACCAGCACGGCGGACCACGGCCGGCGCGGCACCCGCCCCCTGCAGAGCCGGCGCCCGGTGCACTTCGAGCTGCCGGCGGACGGTCAGGCGGTGGGCGAGGAGGCGGTGCGCGAGCTGGAGGAGGACCTCGGCATCCGGCTGCCCGGCCCCTACCGGACGTTCCTCAAGGCCGCCGGCGGCCGGGCGCCGGTGGGCCTCGCCCTGGATCCGGAGCTGGGCGTCCTGGTGGACCAGCCGTTCTGGACGGTGCGCGGCTCCCAGGCCGCGGACGACCTGGCCTACGCC
Coding sequences:
- a CDS encoding SUKH-3 domain-containing protein — encoded protein: MQREETAPTGTVPEEAATALLDAGWLPGRRNMHQAEHWADRLAAHTSADGYRHSLFAAAVEAWAEYGGVHVTLTGPGIEVARTPFVIDPLLGLHLPRTLTDLGRALGTQLAPLGAELVPDAGTGPDAVRAHLAIDASGAVHSLDHTGDWFLGDTTHQALAALICGTRPHRLPTSG
- a CDS encoding YwqJ-related putative deaminase encodes the protein MTTSTEPAPPPPPAGPALPADTRRGDRPVLPGARAAGDRVEGPSGTPRPTRPVPRDSILPTVAAALQVKGTTLTCAATKRPGPPGLHPLVLRFLDALPVHQRERHLGECPEAVLLSQAISAAESGRRRRPGRRSFGESEARKALRGARLTISRIREEGDPQHGTFQPPCRSCAALLDHFGVAVVPPPNTDGEARGG
- a CDS encoding SMI1/KNR4 family protein, with translation MAVSQQPGPPGGAPGGWGPRGSAPNIAYAGNRVAFPDPVRAARYPDGVWVDAAGHPVLTPYARAAAEVDAPPPGFGVDELRVTDVVAANVALARTGHELWRDLPLGATPHGWTWHHVAGSRRLELVPVDVKVLLRHHAGLATSTADHGRRGTRPLQSRRPVHFELPADGQAVGEEAVRELEEDLGIRLPGPYRTFLKAAGGRAPVGLALDPELGVLVDQPFWTVRGSQAADDLAYANRCLREYLTRDYLAVGYVQGGLIAVRLRGTGAGSVWFCAYDDARDHDGTTVEQRCAELLLPCGEDFDAFLRRLAGNPPELVTVATAMVDGGFARAVELSPPAPSGGGFGAAGDAVGR
- a CDS encoding helix-turn-helix domain-containing protein, producing the protein MDATQELATFLRSRRERLDPRDLGLPSRRQARRTPGLRREEVAELAGISVDYVVRLEQGRGLRPSADVVEALARALRLTPVERAYLFNLAQQRPRNADQPATTAPPPLARLVADLSPLPAMLLNHRYDILAWNREMTRLLLDFGTLPPPRRNSMWLCLMHPRIRELYVDRERVVREGIAHLRAAWAAHPEDRVLTDLIAELAGRDEQFARLWAERDIEVNGRGRKVMRHPDVGVFAVHFEVLVPLHDPDQRLVVFRAADDESRSALDRLCGR
- a CDS encoding aldo/keto reductase, translated to MALTLDTYRLLGRSGLRVSPLALGAATFGTEWGWGAERDEARRLFDLYVERGGNFVDTANTYTDGSSERMLGEFTRGRRESLVLATKYTTLRRPGDPNSGGSHRKSLFASVEASLRQLDTDYIDLLYLHVWDSTTPVEEVLRGMDDLVRQGKVLYVAISNAPAWQVSRMQAIADLRGWSPLVALQIEYNLVERTGERDLIPMAREMGLGVIPYSPLAGGVLTGKYTREDLTATDAASDDGTRRSFNLALGTLTERNLAIADVVKEVATDLGRTPAQVGLAWTLRKPGVTAPVIGARTAAQLEDNLGALDVEFTAAHLARLDGASAIELGFPHDLLASDHVRNVTTGDLKIETRR
- a CDS encoding sensor histidine kinase codes for the protein MSMGSARVRGVGGGPGGPGSGDALWWWRHRRSVALDVLLALASAAECAGDALLRSGRAGAGDDWAWAVLAALVGSLLVVRRRWPVAVALVAVVVQPVEIGLVMLVVGLYSVGAYVVERSTVIAVSGLAVAATGVVTTMSILSQPTDPGTVRLGPAVLLSVVVPLSVGSTVAPVLLGLYVGARRRLLESLRERAHRLEREQALLAEQARERAHRARVEERTRIAREMHDVVAHRVSLMVVHSGAVQAVARRDADRAVEGARLIGDMGRQALDELRQILGVLRMEEDPPSAAGPVAGGAGGVGGARAVGERAADGRGSGGRSFGDGSSGDGSAGQRPEGVPARRAREDLERLVGQSRAAGVEVSLEVSLGGGVDGEDAEHTCASASATTVFRLVQEALTNVHKHAGQARTAVRVVCVAGRLRASVVNEEPSQPPAQRLPSGGNGLTGMRERVVELGGSFEAGATAAGGFRVAAELPCGAAGA